A genomic window from Treponema maltophilum ATCC 51939 includes:
- a CDS encoding DUF4912 domain-containing protein, which translates to MERADITRSYLETLSSADLNDLAEEYGIDIPEDLTRRFVIAELLEAAVEDERARASDLRDIPGAAAESVSNKALDLPSSYNENRITAVLRNPAWCYVYWDINRSDFSAATKESSFKSFVLRISYFKKESDKSPCDVFDISVEDEDREQFVLLSSGSCMLRADLIAEFSERRPMELCQSGRIPIPYRHPDISSISLRKNFPAVLALSGLPDLIRSQYNEHRQSFSSDD; encoded by the coding sequence ATGGAGAGAGCTGATATAACAAGATCGTATCTTGAAACTTTATCTTCGGCCGATTTGAACGATTTGGCCGAAGAATACGGTATCGACATCCCCGAAGATTTAACGCGGCGTTTTGTTATCGCCGAATTGCTTGAAGCGGCGGTCGAAGACGAACGGGCGCGAGCCTCCGATCTGCGCGACATACCGGGCGCCGCAGCGGAAAGCGTTTCAAACAAGGCGCTCGATTTGCCGTCGTCGTACAATGAAAACAGAATAACGGCCGTTTTGCGCAACCCCGCCTGGTGCTATGTATATTGGGACATAAATCGTTCCGATTTTTCGGCCGCGACAAAGGAAAGTTCGTTTAAATCCTTTGTGCTGCGCATTTCGTATTTTAAAAAAGAAAGCGATAAAAGCCCCTGCGACGTGTTCGACATATCGGTCGAAGACGAAGACCGCGAGCAGTTTGTACTGCTGTCTTCCGGAAGCTGCATGCTCAGGGCAGATTTGATTGCCGAATTTTCCGAGCGCCGCCCCATGGAGCTGTGTCAATCCGGGCGTATCCCGATTCCGTACCGTCATCCCGATATCAGTTCGATTTCGTTGCGTAAAAACTTTCCGGCCGTTTTGGCTTTATCCGGTTTGCCGGATTTAATCCGCTCGCAATACAATGAGCACAGACAGTCTTTTTCTTCGGATGATTAA
- a CDS encoding RluA family pseudouridine synthase yields the protein MKIPVIFENDDICVINKPSGLAVQGGSGVSTSVDTLLAEQRGAKVYLVHRLDKDTAGLLITAKNPAAAAVWTKLIGSHSVSKRYCALCTGMFASQKGRIDDPVVHKGNVKEAETFFRVRRQADIEEGGMRLCFSLVDLTLGTGRMHQIRIHLAGQKTPIAGDDKYGDFKLNRFLRKTFGIKRLHLAAIRLDFSEQCVNEADVPPYLEAPFPGFMSETLARLGFGT from the coding sequence ATGAAAATTCCCGTTATATTCGAAAACGATGATATTTGCGTCATAAACAAGCCGTCGGGTCTTGCGGTGCAGGGCGGTTCCGGGGTAAGCACTTCGGTGGATACGCTGCTTGCCGAACAGCGGGGCGCCAAGGTCTACCTTGTACACCGCTTGGATAAGGATACTGCGGGGCTTTTGATAACGGCAAAAAATCCCGCTGCCGCAGCCGTATGGACAAAGCTCATCGGTTCTCACTCGGTAAGCAAACGGTACTGCGCTTTGTGTACCGGAATGTTCGCCTCGCAAAAGGGGCGCATCGACGATCCCGTTGTGCATAAGGGGAACGTAAAAGAAGCCGAAACTTTTTTCCGTGTCCGTCGGCAAGCCGATATCGAAGAGGGCGGAATGCGCCTTTGTTTTTCGCTCGTTGATTTGACGCTCGGCACGGGGCGCATGCACCAAATACGCATTCATCTTGCGGGGCAAAAAACGCCGATTGCCGGCGACGATAAATACGGTGATTTTAAATTAAACCGTTTTTTGCGCAAAACTTTCGGCATAAAAAGACTGCACCTCGCAGCGATCCGCCTCGACTTTTCCGAACAGTGCGTAAACGAGGCGGATGTGCCGCCGTATCTTGAAGCGCCGTTTCCCGGCTTTATGAGCGAAACTCTCGCACGTTTGGGCTTCGGCACTTGA
- a CDS encoding PTS sugar transporter subunit IIA: MEDDILTIEEVARYLRVSERTVYDWAQKGEIPSGKIGTVWRFKKTEIEKWVNERLSSGNRGVPPGNRIQVKNILSPDRIVFLNHSTKHDALLELAKNLSTAPQIKHGDELADEILKREELMSTAIGRGIAIPHVRLTSVTDLVMSVGISKVDIIDFQTIDDTPVRLLFMIAAAYNQHAYYLQALSFFSSKLKKNDLRTGLLAVKSAAEAYELLIKED; the protein is encoded by the coding sequence GTGGAAGATGATATTCTTACTATTGAAGAAGTAGCAAGGTATTTGCGTGTTTCGGAGCGCACCGTGTACGATTGGGCGCAAAAAGGTGAGATTCCGTCGGGAAAAATCGGTACCGTATGGCGCTTTAAAAAGACGGAAATCGAAAAATGGGTAAACGAGCGCCTTTCTTCCGGGAACAGAGGCGTTCCGCCCGGAAACCGGATACAGGTAAAGAATATTTTGTCGCCGGACAGAATCGTATTTCTTAATCATTCCACAAAACACGACGCCCTGCTTGAATTGGCAAAGAATTTGAGTACGGCGCCCCAAATAAAGCACGGCGACGAACTTGCCGACGAAATTCTCAAGCGCGAAGAACTGATGTCCACCGCTATCGGGCGCGGCATAGCGATTCCGCACGTGCGTTTGACTTCGGTAACCGATCTTGTAATGTCCGTCGGCATAAGCAAGGTGGATATTATCGATTTTCAAACGATCGACGACACGCCCGTGCGCCTTTTGTTTATGATCGCCGCCGCCTACAACCAGCATGCATACTACCTGCAAGCGCTTTCGTTTTTCAGTTCAAAACTGAAAAAAAACGATTTGCGCACCGGGCTCTTGGCCGTAAAATCCGCCGCGGAAGCCTACGAACTGCTTATAAAAGAAGACTGA
- a CDS encoding 1,4-alpha-glucan branching protein domain-containing protein, whose amino-acid sequence MRHNKTKKQLVITLVANQAYTRCMQKDIPAIWQNTLFPAITDTYIPLLKMMERLAKDKVPFALSLVLSPTLCALWDDPAVQEEYGLWLERLIALGEREIERTKHTAGFSSLSKSYLKRLKQTKSFFADECGGLLLPKFAAFAASGNVEFLATAATSCFLPHYRELNEAVDAQIEAGLISHRTYFGSVPEGFWLPAMGYTDGLEKNIRKYGFSYTVLDTHGFLFSEPLPQNGIFSPALVRNGLAVFARDPKTRSAVSGGFAKNEVYRNQNRDIGFEFPADDLDVLLQGQKERCATGFKYWSQKDTETVYSSSAAAKQTVLDAETFLNTKAECLDQAFSELGKKPVSLACIFDARDLGQIWYEGVDWLEQVFRQAASRTDIACASYSRILPEQSDMQKITPFMSAAEGSGYAENLLDKSNGWILRYALKAAERMVDLAERFSADSGLKERCLNLAAKQVLVAQSADWPRMLNAGVNADYAAEIFKYCIHGFSVVYDSLGSNSISTEWLTRTEKDFPLFPWMNYRIFGKKR is encoded by the coding sequence ATGCGGCATAATAAAACAAAAAAACAGCTTGTCATAACTTTGGTTGCAAATCAGGCTTATACGCGCTGCATGCAAAAAGATATTCCCGCTATTTGGCAAAATACGCTTTTTCCGGCGATTACCGACACGTACATTCCGCTTTTAAAAATGATGGAACGCCTCGCAAAAGACAAGGTTCCGTTTGCGCTGTCGCTCGTTTTAAGTCCGACTCTGTGCGCCCTTTGGGACGATCCGGCCGTGCAGGAAGAATACGGTTTATGGCTCGAACGCTTAATCGCTCTGGGCGAACGGGAAATTGAGCGCACAAAACATACGGCCGGTTTTTCGTCTTTGTCAAAATCCTATCTTAAACGGCTGAAGCAAACGAAAAGCTTTTTTGCCGACGAATGCGGCGGCCTCTTGCTGCCCAAATTTGCCGCTTTTGCCGCATCGGGCAATGTGGAATTTTTGGCGACGGCCGCAACTTCATGCTTTTTACCGCATTACCGCGAATTAAACGAAGCCGTCGACGCCCAAATTGAAGCGGGTCTTATATCGCACCGCACTTACTTCGGTTCCGTGCCCGAAGGCTTTTGGCTTCCGGCGATGGGCTATACCGACGGTCTTGAAAAAAATATCCGCAAATACGGTTTTTCGTATACCGTGCTCGACACCCACGGCTTTTTGTTTTCCGAACCACTTCCGCAAAACGGCATCTTTTCGCCCGCTCTCGTGCGCAACGGTCTTGCCGTATTTGCCCGCGACCCGAAAACGCGCTCGGCGGTCAGCGGCGGCTTTGCCAAAAACGAAGTATACCGCAACCAAAACCGCGACATCGGTTTTGAGTTTCCCGCGGACGATTTGGATGTTTTATTGCAGGGACAAAAAGAGCGCTGCGCAACCGGCTTTAAATATTGGTCGCAAAAAGATACGGAAACCGTGTACAGCTCATCCGCCGCCGCAAAGCAAACCGTCCTCGACGCCGAAACGTTTTTAAATACAAAGGCCGAATGCCTCGATCAGGCTTTTTCCGAACTCGGCAAAAAACCGGTTTCTCTTGCCTGCATCTTCGACGCGCGCGATTTGGGGCAAATCTGGTACGAAGGCGTCGATTGGCTCGAACAGGTTTTCCGTCAGGCGGCAAGCCGCACCGATATTGCGTGCGCGTCTTATTCGCGCATCCTTCCCGAACAAAGCGACATGCAAAAAATAACGCCCTTTATGAGTGCCGCCGAAGGTTCCGGCTATGCCGAAAATCTGCTGGACAAATCGAACGGGTGGATTCTCCGCTACGCGCTGAAAGCCGCCGAACGCATGGTCGATCTTGCCGAACGCTTTTCCGCCGACAGCGGGTTAAAAGAACGCTGTTTGAACCTTGCGGCAAAACAAGTGCTTGTCGCGCAAAGCGCCGACTGGCCGCGCATGCTGAATGCCGGAGTGAACGCCGATTACGCCGCCGAGATTTTCAAATACTGCATTCACGGATTTTCCGTTGTCTACGATTCGCTCGGTTCGAACAGTATAAGCACCGAATGGCTTACGCGTACCGAAAAAGATTTTCCGCTTTTTCCGTGGATGAATTACCGGATATTCGGCAAAAAACGATAA
- a CDS encoding glycosyltransferase gives MHNNTAGKKEIPVFFATDNNYAPFMAVALASMLEHASTAHFYKVYVLTTNLHHEYTERIKNICRDTMSGNASVEFVSLREEMEKTPGTFHLRDYYSRETYCRIFIPRFFPQYDKVIYLDSDLVVTGDISELYNIDVGDNLVGAAIEEVMQSFDVFGTYVEKALGIRREKYFSAGVLLINAKKYREENIEEKFISLMNRFTFRVTQDEDYLNVLCKDKITWLDVGWNKSAYKTEGFDEKNLKIIHYKIDWKPWHYDNVLYADCFWKCAERTPFYEEILKVKASYGAEQKKRDAEAFEKLKRMAIEDTNDPDNYRNTVNRANAGRNPERLAIVEKIKAYEREGRFAEDVEPDPPTVPLRPEMVDYLNKKISSKLWMKFANMLARRHINRLMKSGQMVIKEVRGLENYIPLKRTGAIITCNHFNPMDNFAVYKAIEKHVYHRELVKVCREGNYTNFPGFYGFLFKHCNTMPLSSLPSTMKNFMAAVKTYLSQGRQILIYPEQAMWWNYKKPRPLTPGAYRFAAENNSPVIPMFITMEDSDRLDGFGFPVQEYTVHILPPIYPKAGLSVKQNVEYMKDRNYEVWKEVYESVYGKPLSYAE, from the coding sequence ATGCACAACAACACAGCTGGCAAAAAAGAAATTCCGGTGTTCTTCGCTACGGACAACAACTACGCGCCGTTCATGGCGGTTGCTTTGGCGTCAATGCTGGAACATGCTTCAACAGCGCATTTCTATAAAGTCTATGTTTTAACGACGAACCTTCATCATGAATATACCGAACGGATAAAAAATATCTGCCGCGACACGATGAGCGGTAACGCATCCGTCGAATTCGTTTCTTTGCGCGAAGAAATGGAAAAGACGCCCGGCACCTTTCATTTGCGCGATTATTATTCAAGGGAAACCTACTGCCGAATATTCATTCCGCGTTTTTTTCCTCAGTACGACAAAGTGATTTACCTCGACAGCGACCTTGTGGTGACAGGCGATATTTCCGAACTTTATAATATCGATGTGGGCGACAATCTTGTCGGGGCTGCGATCGAAGAGGTTATGCAGTCTTTCGATGTATTCGGAACGTATGTGGAAAAGGCGCTCGGCATTCGGCGGGAAAAGTACTTCAGTGCGGGGGTGCTTCTTATAAATGCAAAAAAATACCGCGAAGAAAATATTGAAGAAAAATTCATCTCGCTTATGAACCGCTTTACGTTCAGAGTTACTCAGGACGAGGATTATCTGAATGTGCTGTGCAAGGACAAGATTACATGGCTCGATGTGGGCTGGAACAAGTCCGCTTATAAAACCGAAGGCTTTGATGAAAAGAACTTAAAGATAATTCACTACAAAATAGACTGGAAACCGTGGCACTACGACAACGTTCTGTACGCGGACTGTTTTTGGAAATGCGCCGAACGAACTCCCTTTTATGAGGAAATCTTAAAAGTTAAAGCTTCCTACGGTGCCGAACAAAAAAAACGCGACGCCGAAGCGTTTGAAAAACTCAAACGGATGGCGATTGAAGACACGAACGATCCCGACAATTATCGGAACACGGTAAACCGGGCGAACGCCGGACGGAATCCCGAGCGCCTTGCGATCGTAGAAAAGATAAAAGCCTACGAAAGGGAGGGTCGTTTTGCCGAGGACGTCGAGCCGGATCCGCCGACCGTTCCGCTCCGCCCCGAAATGGTCGACTATCTGAATAAAAAGATTTCCAGCAAACTGTGGATGAAGTTTGCGAATATGCTCGCGCGCCGCCATATTAACCGCCTTATGAAATCGGGGCAAATGGTTATAAAAGAAGTTCGCGGGCTTGAAAACTATATTCCGCTGAAAAGAACCGGCGCGATAATCACGTGCAACCACTTCAATCCCATGGACAATTTTGCCGTATACAAGGCGATAGAAAAGCACGTCTATCATCGGGAATTGGTAAAGGTGTGCCGTGAGGGAAACTATACGAATTTTCCGGGATTTTACGGTTTTTTGTTTAAGCACTGCAACACCATGCCTTTAAGCAGTCTGCCTTCGACGATGAAAAACTTTATGGCGGCGGTAAAAACCTATCTTTCGCAAGGAAGGCAAATTCTCATCTATCCCGAGCAGGCGATGTGGTGGAACTACAAAAAGCCGCGCCCGCTTACGCCCGGCGCATACCGTTTCGCCGCCGAAAACAACTCTCCCGTCATTCCGATGTTCATAACTATGGAAGATTCCGACCGCTTGGACGGCTTCGGTTTCCCGGTGCAGGAGTATACGGTTCACATTTTGCCGCCGATCTATCCGAAGGCCGGCCTTTCCGTAAAACAAAATGTCGAGTATATGAAGGACAGAAATTATGAAGTCTGGAAAGAAGTGTATGAATCCGTATACGGCAAACCGCTTTCCTATGCGGAATGA